TCACCGACGACGAACTCCACGCGCTAGCCGACGCCGCCGGCCTCGACGGTGGGCCGCGATATCTCCCCGACGAGCAGCAGACTACTGGGCGCCGGATCGCCCGCTGGCGGCGCTTCTCCGGCGTCGCGGAGTTCATGCTGATCGGCGACCGCGACCGCGCCGTTCACCTCACCCGCACCGGACTGCTGGACGAGGGCGAATCGCTCACCGCGGTCACGCGGACCCTCGCCGACGCCTTCGACGTGTCGTGGGAGATTCTGCCGATGAGCGACGACCCCGTCGCCAGCATCGTCCACACCCCCGAGGGGCCGATGCACTTCCAGGAGTTCTGGGTGGGCCACGAGGGCGAACCGACCGTCGAGGACGTGGAGTTTCGGGGAGAACCCGACGCGACCGACCCGGTGCTGACGGCGCTCTCCGAACCGGTCGTCGTCGGGCCGTCGAACCCCGTCACGAGCATCGGCCCGATGCTCGCCGTGGAGGGAATCGAGGACGCGCTCCGCGAGACGCCGGTCGTCGCCGTCTCGCCGTTCGTCGAGGACGAGGTGTTCTCCGGGCCGGCGGCGAAACTGATGGAGGCCGTGGGCTACGACCCCTCGACGGCGGGCGTTGCCGACGCCTACGACTTCGCCGACGCGTTCGTCCTGGATACCGAGGACGGGACCGACCTCGACCGCCCGGTCGTGCGGACCGACACCGAACTCGGAACCGAGTCCGACGCCCGACGGGTGGCCGAGGCGGTCGACGACGCCATGGAGGCGGTATCGTGAGCCCCGAAGCGCCCCCCGATCCGCTCGACTTCCGCCCACGAGTCGCCCTCGCGAGTCTCAGCGGCGAGGCCGACGCCGACTGGGCCCGGGCCGGGAGCGAGTACGCCGGCGCGGCCTTCCTCGGCGGCATCGCCCTGGACGAGCCGACCCGCGAGGCCGCCCGCGAGTTGGTCGATCGCGACCGGACCGAGTTCCTGCCGGCCGATCCAGTCGGGTTCGTCGACGAGCAACTGGCCGCGCTGGCCGATTCCCCCGTACAGGCGGGATTCAACGTCCGGACGACCGAACTCGAACCGCTCCACGAGGTCGGAGCGGTCTGTCGCGACCGCGGCGCGATCCTTGAGATCAACGCCCACTGCCGGCAGGACGAGATGTGTGCCGCTGGCGCGGGCGAAGTCCTGCTCCGGGACGCCGACCGCCTCTCAGAGCTGGTCGCCGCCGCCGCCGAGACCGGGGCGACGGTGAGCGTCAAGGTCCGCGCCGAAGTGCCCGGCGTCGATCTCCCGGCCGTTGCCCGACGGATCGAGAGCGCGGGTGGGGACGCGATCCACGTCGACGCGATGGACTCAGAACCCGTGGTCGGCGACGTTGCCGCCGCGGCGGACCTGTTCGTGATCGCCAACAACGAGGTACGGGACGAACGGAGCGTCCGGGAGTACCTCGAGTACGGCGCCGACGCGGTCAGCGTCGGCCGGCCGAGCGACGAACCGGCCGTCCTCGACCGCGTCCGGGACGCCACCGAGGCGTGGTTCGCCGGGGAGGTGGAGCCGTGAGCGACGGTCAGAGTGCGGAGACCGACGGCTCCGGCGTCGAACCGGCCCCGGAACGAACCGTCGTCCAGAACGCCCAACTCGCCCTCTTGCTCGAGGTGACGGGGACGCCGAAACCCGGCAACGTGGACCGGGCCCACGACTACGACGACCTGCGGTTCGAGCACTTCATGGCGGGCGCCGTTGGGGCCCAGCGGGGCCTGGAAATGGCCGCCGACGGCGAGCGCCTCGGCCGGGCGTTCGAGCGCGCGGTCGCAGGGATGAGCCGACAGCGGGCCGGGAACACGCAGTTCGGGGCGCTGCTCCTCTTGACCCCCCTGGTCCGTGCGGCCGCCGACGGCGACCTCTCGGGAACGCGGGCCGGGGAGTTGGCTGCCGAGACGACCGTCGCCGACGCGGCCGACTTCTACCGGGCCTTCGAGCACGTCGACGTGGCCGTCGACGACCCGCCCGAGGGGATGGACGCCCTCGACGTGCGGCGCGGGGCGGCCGCGGTGCCGACCCTCGAAGAGCGCGGGCTGACGCTGTACGACGTGATGGACCGCTCGACCGAGGTCGACGGCATCGCCCGCGAGTGGACCGGCGAGTTCGAGCGGACCGTCGACGCCGCCGAGCGGCTTCTGGAACTCGACGGGCCGGTGCCAAACCGGGCGGCCACGGTCTTCCTGGAACTGCTCGCAGAGGAACCGGATACCTTCGTCGCGACCCAGCACGACGCCGACGTCGCCGCGGAGGCGACCCGCCGGGCGGCCGCGGCACTGGAAGACGGCGACCCGTGGGCGCTGGCCAACGAGTTCGTCGCCGAGGAGATCAACCCCGGGACGACGGCCGATCTCACCGCCGGGGCGCTGTTCGTCGCGCTCGAACGGGGGCTCGACGTGTGAGCAGTCGCGACCGTCGCGGGGTGACGGGCGATGCCTGACGCCGGTCGGCTCCCGCTTTCCGCCGAATCCGGACCGCTCGCGATCGGTGCGGGCGTGACCGTCGCGATCCTTGGATACGCCGCGGTCGCCCTGGCCACCGGACTCGACAGGTCGGCGTCGCTATCGACCGTCCTCCGGCCGGGCGCGCTGGGGCTCTATCCCGGGGCCGTCGTCGCGGGCTGGATCGACGGCGGGTCCCTCCGTCGCTGTGCCGACACGGGCTTTCGCGCCGTGTTCGTCGGGACGACCATCGCGCAGGGCGCGCTCTTCCTGCGCGTCGACGCGCCGGCCACGTTCCTCCTGCTCGGCCTGATGGGCATCGCCGTGGCCTACGCGCTGCCCGCGACGCTGTTCGGGGCGGCCGGCGGGGCGCTTCGCCACCGATTCGACCGGGATCCGGAGGTGGGTCTCGATGGCTGAGGCGTGGCCGGTCCCTCTGGAAGGGATCACCGAGACCGTCGTGACGACGCTTGGCCCGAACGACCGCTGGAACGTCGCCGCGCTGGGACTCCACGCGCCCGACGGCGACGGTCTTGCGACTGCCCGGACGTGGGGCCGCACTCGGACCTGGCGAAACTTCGGCGAACGCGGGGAGGGGTACGTCCAGTTCACGACCGATCCGCTGGACTTCGCCGAGGCCGCCCTCACGGTCCGGGAAGAGGCGGAGCCGGTCCTGTCGAGTGCCGACGCCTGGGCGCGCGCGACGGTCGAACGGATCGAAGACGGCGAGGACGGGGGGACCCAGTGGGTCGAGTGGGCCCTGGAACCGGTCGAGACGGGAATCGAGCGCGAGACCGTGCCGACGCTCGATCGGGCCACCGGCGCCGTCGTCGAGGCGACGGTCGCGGCGTCGCGGCTGGGCGTTTCTGGCTACGATCGGGCGGACCTGGAGCGGCGACTGGAGTACTTCGCCGACGTGGTCGACCGATGCGGAGGCGAGTGCGACCGGGCGGCGATGGCCGTCGTGCGCGAGCACTCCTCGTGGGATGGGTGATGGCCTCGGTTGGGGGTCCGCAGCCGGGTCGGCTTTCGAACCCTTTTTCAGAGTTCGGCCAGCACGTACGCACAACATGGCGATCAAACCGGCCTACGTCAAGAAGACGGGGACGATCCTGATGGAGCGCTACCCCGAGGCCTTCGGCCACGACTTCGAGCACAACAAGGAACTGGTCACGGAACTCACCAACATCGAGTCCAAGGGCGTCCGCAACCGGATCGCGGGCTACATCACCCGGAAAGAGGGCGCGAAGGTCCCCGCCTGAGCGGCGAATTCTCGGCCGCGTTCTCTCTCGACCAGTGACGCCGCGGGCTCGCGCATCTGCTTCGAATTCTCGACCCGCCTCCGGCGACTATCCAAACCGTTTTGAGGTGGCCCGGCCGTAGCTGTGGGTACCAATGACAGTACGCGTAGGCGTTCTCGGTGCGACCGGTGCCGTCGGACAGCGACTCATCCAGCAGCTCGACCCCCACCCGGAGTTCGAGCTGGCCGCCCTGACGGCCTCTGCGGACAGCGCGGGCAAGTCCTACCGCGAGGCCGCGAAGTGGCGCGTCGACAGCCCGATCCCCGAGGACGTCGCCGACACGACCGTCGTCGAGACCGACCCCGACGCGGTCCGGGACGACGTCGACCTCCTGTTCTCCTCGCTGCCCTCCAGCGTCGGCGAGGCCGTCGAGCCGGCCTTCCTCGAGGAGGGGTACGTCGTCTCGTCGAACTCCTCGAACTTCCGGACGGACCCCGACGTGCCGCTGACGATCCCGGAGGTCAACGCCGACCACCTCGGCCTGATCGAGGTCCAGCGCGACGAGCGCGGCTGGGACGGCGCCCTCGTCAAGAACCCCAACTGCTCGACGATCACGATGGTCCCGCCGCTGGCCGCGCTGAACGACGCCTTCGACCTGACCGACGTGCGCGTCTCGACGCTGCAGGCCGTCTCCGGCGCGGGCTACTCCGGCGTGACCTCGATGGAGATCATCGACAACGCGATCCCGCACATCGGTGGCGAGGAGGAGAAGATGGAGACCGAGAGCCGGAAACTGCTCGGCGAGTTCGACGGCGCGGAAGTCCAGTGGGACGACGCCGAGGTCGCCGCCTCCTGTAACCGCATTCCCACCCTCGACGGCCACCTGGAGAACGTCTGGGCCGACACCGCCGCGGACGTGACCGTCGAAGCCGCTGCCGAGGCCCTGCGCGAGTACCCCAGCATCGACCTGCCATCCTCGCCCGACCAGCTCATCAAGGTGTTCGAGGAACCCGACCGCCCGCAGCCCCGCCTCGACCGCAATCAGGCCGACGGCATGGGCATCGCGGTCGGCGGTCTGCAGGAGACCGCCGACGGTCTGCAGTTCAACTGCCTCGCCCACAACACGATCCGCGGCGCGGCCGGCGCCTCCGTGCTGAACGGCGAACTGCTGCTGGAAGAAGGCTACATCTAGCGTCGGTTCGGGTCCCGACCGTCCGTCAGGACCGGCCAACGGGCCGCACGGACTCGCGGGCGACGCCGTCGTCGTACTCCGCGGGGACGATCTCCTGGACGAACCGGCTCTCGATCGTCTGGAGGTGTTCGGCGACCGTGCCGGCCGAGCAGTCCAGGTCGGCGGCGATCTCCTCGCAGGTCACCTCGCGCGGAATCTCGTAGTAGCCCTTCTCGACGGCCTTGCGGATCACCTCGCGCTTGCGCTCGGTGAGCCCCGAGAACAGGGTTCGGCTGTCCGGATCGTAGCTCCCGATGCGGAGGAGGTCCACGGAGATGCCGTCGGGCACGTCGTCGAGCATCCCTCTGAGGGAACTGTCCTCGGCGATGAGCGTTACCTTCAGACTCGAGTGGGCCGGATCGACGTACTCGAGGGGGTACTCCGGGAGCACGGCGAAGTCCTCGAGCATCTCCAGCAGGCCCGTCACCAGGTCGCTGGGATGGTAGTGACAGCGCAACAGCGTGCCGTCGTCGGCGTCGCTGAGCTGGTAGTCGATGAGGTCTTCGTCGGTCTCGGCGACCGCCTCGAGGATCCCCTCCGTCGGCCCGTTCAACTCGTGAAGCAGTACCACCGTCCCGTCGGACAGCAGCGTCACGTTCCGTATCGCGACCGTCGTCACCCCGCGTTCGCGAAACGCGACCTCGATCGGATGAAACCACCCCTGGTTCGGCGTCAGCACGAACGTCCCGTACCTCATGTTCTATCAGGGGAAATCGTGGGTGATAATAGTTCGCATTCGTGAACGAAGACGTTACGGTCGGAGACGCCGGATTCCTCTCGGTCAGTTGACTGGATTCGGTGCCGATCGAACGCGCAGCGCGACCGGTTCGCTTCCGGCGTCGGCGAGTGTGCCATCGAGTTGTGCTGCCGAGACGATCGGCGCCGCGTCGCCCGCGGTCGGCGAATAATCTCCTGATACCGAAACCGATAGATGGTGCTTATGGGTCTTGCAGGGCTGGACTGGGCGGCGAGCGGGTGGCACGGACGCGGCCGCAGTGACCGACGCGGTAGCCGGCGCCGACGGATAAGATCCGACTGGGATCGCGGTACTGCGGTGCTTCGATCGTAAATGGTCGCGGCGATTTATCGGCGTGGCTGTGGACCCTCTCCACCGATGTCGAAGTACTATCGATTGTCGTTGCTAGTGGTACTGGTCGCTCTCACCGTGGCCGTCCAGCCCGGGGTCACCGAATCACTCGGGCCGCAGACGGCGACGGCCGACGTGGACGCCGGCGGACAGACGACGGAGTCGGCTGGCTCCGTCGACGTCGTCGACGTCACCGCTCCCGACCGCTCGCGGATCGGGACGGACGTCCGCGTCGAGGCGGTCCTCGAGAACGAGGGACCGGACCGTCTCACCCGCACGGTCCAGTTCATCATGGCGGGGACGCGGTACGAGCGGCGGTCGGTGACGCTCGACCCCGGCGAGCGGCGGACCGTCACCTTCGAGCAGAACACGATGGGGATCGGGCTCGAGTCCGGGCAGTACTACACGGGCGTGCTGGTCGGTGACCGCGGCGAGATGGCGCCCCTTTCGCTGACCAGGGGGTACGACATCGACGAGATCGACGCGCCGGACTCGGTCGAGGTCGGCGAGACGTTCACGATCACCGCGGAGGTGAAAAACTACGACGAGTTCGACGACGAGCAGCGATACGAGTACCGCCTCGACGGCGACGTGCTCGCGGCGAAACAACTGGCGATGGAGGGCACCGAGGAACGAGAGGTGGAGCTCACGGTCGACACGGACGACGTCGAGCCCGGGACGTACGTCCACGGCCTCACGGCCAACGGAACCGGCTCCCACGGTACGATCACCATCGAACCGGCCGAGGAGTAGGCCGCCTCGATCGCCGGGGCCGAGCCACCCCACTTAAGCCGCTCTCGTGGGTAGTCTGGGTCGCAATGGACATCCTACACACCTGCATGAACGTCTCGGACGCCGACGAACTGGCCGACTGGTACGTCGACGAGCTCGACTTCGAGCGCTCCTGGGAGTTCACGAGCGAGGACGGCGAGACGCGCAACGTCTACGTCGCCGACGGTCAGGGCGTCGAGATCCAGCTCTCGGACACCGACGGCGAGGACGAGTTCGAGTTCGGCAGCGGCTGGGACCACCTCGCGGTGAAAGTCGAAGACGTCGACGCGGCCTTCGACGAGATCGACCATCACGGCGTCGTCCAGGAACCGTCCGACCAGCCCGCCGCCGGCGCGCGCACCGCCTTCGTCGAGGACCCCGACGGCCACGTCGTCGAACTCATCGAACCGCTCTGAGTATCAGGATAGATCGACGCGGTTCCGCAGCTTCTCGAGGTCGCCTGCGGCGACCGTTTCGGCGTTCTCGGTGACGACGTCGGCCAGGCGGTCGTGATAGGCCGGCGTGCGCCCCGCGCTGTGGGGCGTGATCAGGACGTTGCCGAAGTTCCAGAGCGGATGGTCCTCCGGGAGGGGCTCGGGGTCGGTCACGTCCAGCGCCGCGCCCCGGATGCCGCCGGTCCGTACCGATCGGACGAGCGCGTCGGTGTCGATCACCTCGCCGCGGGCGACGTTGACGACGACGGCGTCGGCCGGGAGCGCGTTCAGTTCCGCGTCGCCGATGAGCCCCCTGGTCTCGTCGGTCAGCGGGCAGGCCAGGATCACGTACTCCGCCCGGGCGAGCGCTTCCTGGAGGTCGTCGTAGCCAAGCACCTCGTCGCAGGGGCCGCCCTTGGCGGGCGAGTGGCGGACGCCGACGGTCTCGACGCCGAAGGGGTCCAGCCGGTCAACGATGCCGGTACCGATCTCGCCGAGGCCGACTACCGCGACCGTGCTCCCGGCCAGTTCGCCGGGGTCGGCCACGCGCCACTCGCGACGCTGCTGGCGCCGCCACGCGTCGTGGAGACCGCGGGCGAACGTGAGGACGAACCCGATGACCTGTTCGGAGACGTTCGGGACGTGCACGCCGGAGGCGCTCGTCACCGCCACGTCGTTCTCTGCGAGCACGGAGAGTGGCAGGTGATCGTACCCGGCGTAGGCGCAGGCGAACAGTTCCAGTTCGTCGGCCGCCTCGATCAGGGCGGGGTCGACGTCCGGCCCGACCATCACGGTCGCGCTCGCCGCGAGGTCCTCCGCCCGGGCAGCGGTGGTCCCTTCCGTGATCCGCCAGTCGGGCAGTCGCTCGCGGAGGATCGCGGCGAGGTCGGCCGGATCGAGCCCGTTGAACTTCTCGCCGAGCACCAGCAGTTCCGAACTCACGGCCGATCACCCGTGCGGTGTCGACTGTCCATATCGACTGGGCCGTGGCCTGTCGGCAAAAGCGTGTGGTGCGTCGTCGGGCAGACGGGGTCTGTGATCTCCGATTCTGAACGCTTTTACTGTCATCGCCACAACAGCACGTATGCGCCGCCGCGCGTTCCTCGCGTCCGCACTGACCGCCGGAACGGCCCTGACTCCGGGGTGTGGGGTGATCCACCCGCGTACCGAGCACTCGAATCCGACGGAGAAAACCGACGAGAATCCTCGTGACGACATCCAGTACCTCGCCTTCCGGGCTGACGGGTCGGACCTCGCCGACGTGGGTGTCACGCCCCCGTCACTCGACGTCCCGAGCGAATTCGCCACGTCGATCTGGCACCGGGACGGAACGGAGTTGCGATCGCTCACACAGCGGTTCGCGACGCCCGGCACGGAGGGGAGCAGACCGTGGCCGACGCTCGCGCTCGAAGGGCCGTTCATGGGCGACCGCGAGCCGCATCCGTCGGTCTCGTTGTCTCGAACCCAGGACGGGACCGCAGCGGTACTGGAAGTCCACGAATTCGGCGAGTTGGCCGACGAGACAGTTACCATCAACCTAATCGTTACCCGGTGGCCCGAATCGGCGCGGACACTCGTCGTCGAGAGTACCGCGGAACTCGCCGAGACGGGTCCGCGCGAGGAGACTCACGTCCTCGAGGGACGGCTCGAATTCGCGCTCGCGGACGGGACCGGTGGCGAGGAGCGGTCCGACGAGCCTCCGCAGTCTCCTTCCTGAGCTCGCCGTCGGACGGTCCGTCTCACCGACCGACTAGTTTCCGGTGCCGATCGCGGCCCGCCGCGGTGTCGAATGAACGGCATTTAACTCCCCTCGGCGCAGGCTACCGGGTATGCAACAGGTGGACGTGGCTATCGTCGGCGGCGGCCCCGCCGGTTCGTCGGCGGCCTACGAGGCCGCGGCGCGGGGCGCCGATGCGGTCGTCTTCGAGAAGGGGGTGCCGCGAGCGGATCGCGAGGGCGTCGGTCCGGACTCGACCGACGCCGCGGGGATGCTCGACTACTGGGTCGACATCATGGACTTCCGACCGGAGGAGATCCCCGACGAGGTGATCCTCAGCGAACTCGACGGCGCGTCGTTCATCGGCCCGACCGAGTCCGTCACCATCCGGGACACGGGCATCGACGCCTCCTATCCGGACTTCGGTTTCGCCTTCCACCGCGCGCGCTTCGACGACTGGCTCCGCGAACGCGCCGAAGACGTCGGCGCGACCTTCCGGATCGGCAGCTCTGTCACCGACGTCGAGAGCGACATGACCGGCGGCCACTCCCACCGGCTCGAACTCGCCGACGGCGAGACCGTCGAGGCGCGGTACCTGATCCTCGCGGACGGTCCCCAGCGGACGGTCACGACCGACGCCGTGGACCAGTTCCTCCCCCACGACCACAGCGTCGAGGAGTACCTGAACCCGAACACCGCGAACCACATCGCCTACCAGGAACATCGCAGGATTCCGGAGGAACTGTTCGAAGAGGGCCTCCTGAAGTTCTGGTGGGGCGTGATGCCCGGCCACACCGCGTATCCCTGGATCTTCCCGAACGACAACAACGTCGCACGGATCGGGCTCACCATGCCCATCGGGATGGACCTCGCGGACGTCGAGAACCGCGGGGACTACGCGCTGCTCGAAGACGACGACGAGCAGATCCCGCCGGGCCGGGTGTACGTCCGCCGCCTGCTCGAACGGGAGTACCCCGAGTACGACGTCGACGAGGACTTCCCGCTGGTCGAGGACCGCGGCAAGCGCG
Above is a genomic segment from Halorientalis sp. LT38 containing:
- the cofD gene encoding 2-phospho-L-lactate transferase, producing the protein MVTFLSGGTGTPKLLRGADGVFPPAETTVVCNTGDDVELAGHLVCPDVDTVLFLGGDELDLDTWWGIADDSTVTDDELHALADAAGLDGGPRYLPDEQQTTGRRIARWRRFSGVAEFMLIGDRDRAVHLTRTGLLDEGESLTAVTRTLADAFDVSWEILPMSDDPVASIVHTPEGPMHFQEFWVGHEGEPTVEDVEFRGEPDATDPVLTALSEPVVVGPSNPVTSIGPMLAVEGIEDALRETPVVAVSPFVEDEVFSGPAAKLMEAVGYDPSTAGVADAYDFADAFVLDTEDGTDLDRPVVRTDTELGTESDARRVAEAVDDAMEAVS
- a CDS encoding tRNA-dihydrouridine synthase, producing MSPEAPPDPLDFRPRVALASLSGEADADWARAGSEYAGAAFLGGIALDEPTREAARELVDRDRTEFLPADPVGFVDEQLAALADSPVQAGFNVRTTELEPLHEVGAVCRDRGAILEINAHCRQDEMCAAGAGEVLLRDADRLSELVAAAAETGATVSVKVRAEVPGVDLPAVARRIESAGGDAIHVDAMDSEPVVGDVAAAADLFVIANNEVRDERSVREYLEYGADAVSVGRPSDEPAVLDRVRDATEAWFAGEVEP
- a CDS encoding triphosphoribosyl-dephospho-CoA synthase; this encodes MSDGQSAETDGSGVEPAPERTVVQNAQLALLLEVTGTPKPGNVDRAHDYDDLRFEHFMAGAVGAQRGLEMAADGERLGRAFERAVAGMSRQRAGNTQFGALLLLTPLVRAAADGDLSGTRAGELAAETTVADAADFYRAFEHVDVAVDDPPEGMDALDVRRGAAAVPTLEERGLTLYDVMDRSTEVDGIAREWTGEFERTVDAAERLLELDGPVPNRAATVFLELLAEEPDTFVATQHDADVAAEATRRAAAALEDGDPWALANEFVAEEINPGTTADLTAGALFVALERGLDV
- a CDS encoding DUF447 domain-containing protein; protein product: MAEAWPVPLEGITETVVTTLGPNDRWNVAALGLHAPDGDGLATARTWGRTRTWRNFGERGEGYVQFTTDPLDFAEAALTVREEAEPVLSSADAWARATVERIEDGEDGGTQWVEWALEPVETGIERETVPTLDRATGAVVEATVAASRLGVSGYDRADLERRLEYFADVVDRCGGECDRAAMAVVREHSSWDG
- a CDS encoding 30S ribosomal protein S17e; translation: MAIKPAYVKKTGTILMERYPEAFGHDFEHNKELVTELTNIESKGVRNRIAGYITRKEGAKVPA
- the asd gene encoding aspartate-semialdehyde dehydrogenase; amino-acid sequence: MTVRVGVLGATGAVGQRLIQQLDPHPEFELAALTASADSAGKSYREAAKWRVDSPIPEDVADTTVVETDPDAVRDDVDLLFSSLPSSVGEAVEPAFLEEGYVVSSNSSNFRTDPDVPLTIPEVNADHLGLIEVQRDERGWDGALVKNPNCSTITMVPPLAALNDAFDLTDVRVSTLQAVSGAGYSGVTSMEIIDNAIPHIGGEEEKMETESRKLLGEFDGAEVQWDDAEVAASCNRIPTLDGHLENVWADTAADVTVEAAAEALREYPSIDLPSSPDQLIKVFEEPDRPQPRLDRNQADGMGIAVGGLQETADGLQFNCLAHNTIRGAAGASVLNGELLLEEGYI
- a CDS encoding helix-turn-helix domain-containing protein produces the protein MRYGTFVLTPNQGWFHPIEVAFRERGVTTVAIRNVTLLSDGTVVLLHELNGPTEGILEAVAETDEDLIDYQLSDADDGTLLRCHYHPSDLVTGLLEMLEDFAVLPEYPLEYVDPAHSSLKVTLIAEDSSLRGMLDDVPDGISVDLLRIGSYDPDSRTLFSGLTERKREVIRKAVEKGYYEIPREVTCEEIAADLDCSAGTVAEHLQTIESRFVQEIVPAEYDDGVARESVRPVGRS
- a CDS encoding VOC family protein, producing the protein MDILHTCMNVSDADELADWYVDELDFERSWEFTSEDGETRNVYVADGQGVEIQLSDTDGEDEFEFGSGWDHLAVKVEDVDAAFDEIDHHGVVQEPSDQPAAGARTAFVEDPDGHVVELIEPL
- a CDS encoding D-2-hydroxyacid dehydrogenase → MSSELLVLGEKFNGLDPADLAAILRERLPDWRITEGTTAARAEDLAASATVMVGPDVDPALIEAADELELFACAYAGYDHLPLSVLAENDVAVTSASGVHVPNVSEQVIGFVLTFARGLHDAWRRQQRREWRVADPGELAGSTVAVVGLGEIGTGIVDRLDPFGVETVGVRHSPAKGGPCDEVLGYDDLQEALARAEYVILACPLTDETRGLIGDAELNALPADAVVVNVARGEVIDTDALVRSVRTGGIRGAALDVTDPEPLPEDHPLWNFGNVLITPHSAGRTPAYHDRLADVVTENAETVAAGDLEKLRNRVDLS
- a CDS encoding NAD(P)/FAD-dependent oxidoreductase — its product is MQQVDVAIVGGGPAGSSAAYEAAARGADAVVFEKGVPRADREGVGPDSTDAAGMLDYWVDIMDFRPEEIPDEVILSELDGASFIGPTESVTIRDTGIDASYPDFGFAFHRARFDDWLRERAEDVGATFRIGSSVTDVESDMTGGHSHRLELADGETVEARYLILADGPQRTVTTDAVDQFLPHDHSVEEYLNPNTANHIAYQEHRRIPEELFEEGLLKFWWGVMPGHTAYPWIFPNDNNVARIGLTMPIGMDLADVENRGDYALLEDDDEQIPPGRVYVRRLLEREYPEYDVDEDFPLVEDRGKRGGTEAYPISSTRPIESPTEAGVAVVGGAMGATSAFHEGGDHVAVRTGKIAGRLAGQGRLDKYNRQWKRAIGEEVRRNVALADMVRGWEPADWDNTFRLVDGMMDRGSYSPSQALTAGLNGIKLVGEYKLRKLSLGSGRYVQLRQDDYLF